ACAACACACGCTAGTTGTATATGCAATAAAAAGCTCTACTCTACAACACATGATATTGACAAGCTATTATGTTAATTTTGGCTTTTTAGCTTACAGCTTGTCCCAATAGTAAGGAAATTATGGAAgtatttttcttggttttatAACCTAATGGTAGAATcctaaggttttatcgtaaaagaaatagaagaaatggaagaaaaagggatgatcacttcgaggggatcggcctccttgatcgcttcgaggggatcggcctccttgatcgcttcgaggggatcggcctccttgatcacttcgaggggattgacctcctagggtttggtcCACAGACTAGAATAATATTTCCTTCATTGattggttcattgattgattgattgaaagAAAgtattacatcactatttatagagttccacctagagtccactaggacttggacttttaataataaataaataaatattaaataaatttctacctgactctaattgaactaaacaaactcaataaacattattcaaagctcataaaataaaaaggTCCTAACAACTAACTATAATTAGCTTCCTACCAACTGGCCTTTGAGGTTATTATCTTTGGGTTTTATCTCTTAAAGTTACATCACATAATATTTAGCACAATCTTTTAGAGTgttgagagtttgttggaagattGATCATGGATCTGTCCTGACGTTGTATTTTATTGCCAAGTCAGTTACCTACATATCCAATTTGGCTGGGAAACTTGTTATTTTGGTTTATCAGTGTAAAAACTGATATAAGCTTTGAAACTGATTTCTGGCATATACATGGCCTAAAGCATTTTAGGTAGCTAGTGACATGGTCTCTGTCACTTCAATTGGTGTTATACATCATGCTGGCTGGTTAGGATAACAAGTGTTCTCTTTGGCTTATTTGCTTTATAGTGTCTGAAATCAAAGGTTATCCATGTCTAGAAAAGATTATTGTGgtcaaaagtaaaaaagaaaaaaaaaagctctcTATGGTCCCATCCTTGACTAACATATATTTCTAAGCAGAGACAAATGTTTGGGAAATAGTGTAAATTGGTATGGTTAACAGTAACACTAACTGCACCTGTGTTGTTTGGAGGATTCATTTCCTTATATTTGACATCTTACATGTTCACTTGTTTATTTGAAGAAACCTGTTAAGCCTTTCCTTTTGAAGATATGAGAAATATAGAGTTATGCAGCTTGTTCGAAACTTCTGGAATCTCTGATAATGTAGTGGATCCAGAGGCACTGAATGATGGTTCATTTTGTTCTACTTGTATTactatgaaaattttctttttgtttcttgaaatgCATTCATATTTTAATGCTGTAGTCAATGACAGCAGTTACTACAACATTCTGACAGCCTTTCTACCTGGGAGCTTTGCAACATGTGCATGAAACATTGCTTCCTTAACCATCTGCTTGTTCTCTTTAGACTGTAAATTATGCTCTACGTTATTGAACTATAAAAGTCGAAACATTAATGCTTTTATGGACTATAAACCCTTTTTGCATGCTATCTTTGTTTTTCTACATCCACTGTATTTGACTGATCTATGTCGCAGGGCTCAAGCGAGACTGTGTCATCAGTGGAACCTCAGAGATCTGGTACAGAAGGTGACAAAAATGAATAATCATAGCCAATAGGGTTTCTTGTTGGAACGTATTTGTGTACGTTTGATGTTGCAATCTAAACTTGTGATAGATAGCATGTGAAAATAAACCTGTACCGACGGCCTGAGTAGTGCTCCTCTGTAACTTGATATCAGTGTGCTATACTCAATCCAATTGAGAGGGGAACAAAGGTCCCCCTTTTTTCTCTTTCCATGGATGACAGTTGAATCAAAGCTCTGTTGTTGTGGGAAAGAAATGAGGGAGAGAATGAATGTAACTGGAAAAAAGAGTTATAGAGGATTAACATTTTCAACAGAAGTGTTCTGAAAGTTCTGTTAATGCTGTGGAATTCAAATTCACATGTCGACATGTCCACAGATTGTATTTTGTTCTGTGTATTACAAAGTGTCTTCTAAATTATTGATTTAAACTCAATTTTACACCTATTATTGCCGTCACTTTGGGGTATGATTGCTTATAGCCAGAAACCTTTACATGTGCCAGTTGCAGGTAAAAGAGGCGAACGTGATGTTTGAAGAGACAATACGAGGAAAATATTTACAAGTACGACATGAAATGTTTTGAACATTAAATTTATTTTGTAAGTGAGATGGATCGCAGTCTTGTCCTGTGATTAACTCATTATTTTTCGTATAAAtatctatgaaaaaaaaaaaaattgtattattttttagtgataattaaaaaaaaaggatagaTAGGTCAATAACGGTGTCCTCATTTTTCCACCTGGATGGTCTACGTGTCATCTCTTCGTCCACGTATAACCCTGGGCGCTGATGAGCACTCCGCGGGCCATCACGTGGGACGCGTACCGACTCAATCGCTGACCGCCTTCAAAAGACCGCCACGTGATCAGCTTCTCGAGGGCATCGACCGCGCATCTCCCGATGGTCGGAGCTGTAGCGGCGTCGCCGCTTCGCGGGCGGATCCTTACCGCGCTCCTCCCGTGTCTGCGGCTAGGGCTTCGCCCGCTCTCGTCGTTCTCTTGGGCCGATCCCGACCCCGCCTCCACTGGGTCCGCATCCAcgcctccctcttcctcctcctcctcttcatcgTCACGGCGTCAGCAGGGGAAGCTCCCTCACCGTCTGTCGTCGGTCGTTGACGCCATAAATGAACGGAAACTCCAGCCTGAGCTACGCGGCCGAGGCAACGCCATCAGGTCATGGCGATTTCGATTCATATTCTTGGCATGTTCCATGTGATCGTCTAGTTCTTTGGAATGGGTTGCATGGTTTGTTTGTTATTATTTAGGATTATCATTAATCATAGCCTAATAGAACTCCTCCAATCTTCGAGGTCGTTACTCATAACATAATATAATTCCTGCCAATCTTGAAGGAGGGAATTAGAAGAAGACCGCAGCCCATCGGTGATATGATGGAAGGATTTTTACCTAAAATCCTTTTGTCAAAAATTCTGTTTTTATATTTTGCGTAACAAACAATGATGTGAGGACAAAAAGCCACCTTTGATGATCCTTATGTCCTCTGCTTCCATCCCCTTCACCTTGCTATAAAGAATTGGTATTCTATTATTCTATTACTTGATAAAATAATTTTCCGCTTAATATAAATCAGGAAGGAGTACACGAGTCTTCCTCTACACCTGTGTGAAGGCTAGTTTTGCATTCTGAACCCATGAGACCAATATCACTCGGAGCAGTCATACCTCTTTGCCATGCCCCTTAGTCACCTTACTTCTGCCTTGTAATTGGACAAAGTCTTCATCTATTTTCATGAGATATTTCCTGTATTTGTTCTCATTGTTATTTATAATTCTGAGCGATATTATTTTTTTGCTTGTGCCTAATCATGTACATACCAGCAATCCACTTTCTTTTATCCTGTCAATCAATTAAAATCCAGTTGAGACTGATTATTGATAAGGCCTCTGTGTAACCTGTCTAGAAATGAACTCCTAGTTGGTTATTGGATGTCTAATCTTCATATGCTTATTCTGACTCCAAATTTTCAACCTTGACGAGTGTTGTAAATTTGGTGTGACGCTAATGCTCATGCCTTTCATCTCTAGCATGTGTAAAATGCAAATGGGGTTTTGAGTTAGTAAGTGCAGAATGCTTAAAATCATCATTTGACTGTTATATGATCTTTAAATTGGACATACCAACTATGTGGTCAATCATAAGATGTCAATGACTTCTATGCATTAGTATACGACAAACAAAATCAAAGCTTTGCCTGCACAGTACCACGATTTTTCTCAAAAAATGCATGATTTCTTTTAGGAATATGAAACTGTATTTCACAGCATGGTAGAAAAACCGAATTTATAATTATATGAAAAAACTCAAACAGCACACCGGCAAGATCCCCTTCAGGCTTATCAAATAAGACCAAGCAGAGAGATCCTAACTATCATGTCTTTTATTATAAATCCAATAGTGTGGTCTTAAAATGAATATATATGTTTTTGGAATAAAGAAATGACTGTAGCTCATTTAAGAAAATAGAGGACTCAGAGACATCATACTCATCAGTCTTCTTCATGATGCTTCTGTACATAAAAAATTGATAATAGCACCAGAGAATGTGAAAGTGCAAATATATTTCCAGGGCATGGGCATCTCTTGCACTTCCGTGCATGTTCGTGTGCGTGCatgtgcatgtgtgtgtgtgggtgtgtgtgtgtgtgtgttaccaAAGCCATGAAATCTTGTAAATCCACCTACCACAAACCTAATCCCTACCTTATTTTCTTGTCTGCtttatttctctttcttttccttgAAGAAAATATCTCAACAcctttggtggatatggaagttAAGCAGTTTATATGAAAGCTCATGTGTGACAACCTGATATGTATTGTATGCgttgtctttctttcttttccttgaaGAAAATGTCCCATCACCTTTGGTTGATATGGAGGCTAAGCATTTTATATGAAACATCATCCGCAACAAGGTGATACATAAGGTTCTCTTGCAGTTTTTTTTCTGCCATTATGGAACTTGGGAAGAATCAGATATTTGCATTTGTCTTATCATGATGCTATTTCTGCAATCCGATTTGAATGCATCTGATCTTTGCATTCATCTAAACATGAAGAGATTCTCTTTTGGTAATTCATATCCATCACTCCAAGTtgctttgttgttgttggtgtATCTCTCAGGTGTATTGATTAACTAATTTGATGCAAGAAAGAAAATGcttgaatcaaaataaaaatattatttttctacaAGACTTTGATTTAGGAAACATCCATCCGGTGATCAGTGTTTTCTGGTTTTGCATCAGGTATTGTATGACATTGTCACTGCTTCAGGATCAATAATTGAAAAACAAAGGAAAGGGCTTTATTATAATAGTGATAACTGTTCAGTATATAGCTCTATGTGATGTGATCATGTACTAAAGTAACTTTTATGCTATCCTCCGAATCTTGTGTGCTCGGACTTTCTTCTGTTGGATGGGGATCTGATTGTTACAGTTACATAGAAAAAAATGCTTCTGAGCTTTTTGGATGTATTATGGTCCCCTTGGCAGGTCAGAGACTGATATAGTCAATGTTGTGGAACAAAGGATATGGCATTCCATGGAAGAAGGGCATTTTGAGAACCTACCTGGAAAGGGCCGACCTCTTAACCTCAACCCAAACCCGCATGTGGATCCTGCAGAAGACACCTTATACAGAATCCTATCAAGAAATGGTTGTGCACCTGAGTGGGTGGAACTGAACAAGGAAATTCGCAGAAAAATTACAGAGTGGAGGCTGGCCTTGAAGAAAGCTTGGGCTAACAAATCAGATCATGAAGACTCGAAGTGGCAGGATGATTCAGAGATTCTCAAGGCTCAGATGCATGATATCAATGACAAGGTGAATCATTTTAGATCCATTGTTCTTTGTCTTTCATTGATGTGTATTGACGTCAGATTTATCGAGTTCTTCCTCATCTACATATATTGCAGGTTCTTCGGTACAATCTCATTGTGCCCTTTGGCCGTCAAATGTTTGGGCTCAAGTGGGAGAAAGAAATAGCTAAGTTGGAATAACCATATATATAGAGTCATTCTGTTGTTTATGGTAGTAATGTTATCCTCCATTCTCTAGTAGATATATCACTATTACAGATATGCAGGAATTCATCATGGATTGTTTAAGAATGTTAGTTGCTTTCGCATGACCCAGCTGGAAAACAAGGGGTGTGGATGTGATCAGGAAAGGAAAAATCTCTATAGATCAAAACATGTGAAGCTAGTATTCCAAAAACATGCATCTATTTTGTATCTTTCATTGTCTCAAAGTGAATATGACCGTCAAGATCTTATGAACTCGGAAGTTTTTGTTAGCTTTTTTGTTTAAGAGGCAATTCATGTATTAAAGGTAGAAAGAAAGCAATCTCTGTGTTTTCTGTTTTCAGTAGTGTTTAGCTATCTTTATTGATAAATAATTATTGCATGTTGTCGATCGAAACTTGTGAGTGTTTGTTTTGAGAGTCACAATCAATTAGATTAAATTTTGTGCAAGTAATATTCATAAGAATCCAAAAGTGTTTAGCTATCTTAAttgataaataattattttgtgtAAGTAATATTCATACGAATCCAAAAGTGTTTAGCTATCTTAATTGATAAATAATTCTTGCATGCTGTGGATCGAAACTTGTGAGTGCTTATTTTGAGAGACGCAATCAATTAGATTAAAATTTGTATAAGTAATATGTTGAatcttgatgataaaactaaaatatgcgttttgagtaatATAGGACTAGTTTTGATTAggaaggtaaattgattaaagtaagaggaatcaaatgttgggtcggagtggaacatatcagaagattgaacgtcgagccagAGAATCGATCGACGTGTTAGCAGAATACTTCGGGCATTGGGcctagaagagcgaatattgtgccaagaagatcTGAGTTGCCGAGGTCAATaagtcgattgggcaaaaggccacaaaagatgacaatgcgccgaaggattggacgaagcattgatgaaccaatgacataccggacaatataggatttgcttgtaatcgattatgtttagatcgagttagtttagagtctaattgagtcggtttagaatgtaattaggccaactcaattaggtgactaattgggcctgaatcaaggctgaattgggcttgtTGTTTGGCCCATTAAGTGTATTGTAGTAGGgtctggcggtggaaccgcccagactTAGTGGTGGTATCGTCTATACATAATCTTCAAGGTTGTGTCAGGCGacggtaccgctagattgggcggtggtactacctagacagtcttcaagattgtgtcaggcgatggtaccgtccagacatagtctcccagactgtGCTAGGTAtcgccagactgagcggtggtaccgctagtacccgggataagacctttttttgctctaaaTTTGAAGTATttgaggtttataaataccctaactattcctgcatggagtagtaagaattaagcacgaaattgagttaaaaaagggggaaagaaaaattgaaaactctcttaggatttagagtcccttcttcctagtatttagaaagttcttctaaaaggagacgtgaggtctaagaaagaaagGTCGTAAGGATTGTCtcataaacccgtgaaaaggagaaagagtataaaagggtagttgatcttcgcccattgaaggaagatcgttagtggatgccggtggcctcgacggaagaggaatcagcggagtggatgtaggtcacgacgatcaaaccactataaaaatctggtttgcatttctatttgtgcaatttaccttactgcaaacttccttacttgatttactttctcattacactcttacgaatgctttcaagtttaatatcttttcgaaatgagtttaatcgatataaagatttttgaaccgacgatatttttatccgctgcatacTTCACCCCACCGcccccccctcctctcttagtgccgactcattcctaatagttggtattagagctacgTTATTTCTTgtgtggtttaacacccaagagaaataactcttttcgactttcaagagggattttcaatcgttcatcctcccatgttcaatggaataatttagagaagaaaactttttctttaaatgctagagctatgaatgctctattttgtgccttaaacaaaaatgaattcaatcgggtttctacttgtgaaacgacttCTGACATTTAGCAAACACTCGAAATCATACAtaaaagcactagtagagttaaagactctaaaataaatattttgatgcatgattttgaattatttcgtatggaaccaagcgagattatttgagacatgtacacccattttacggatgtcgtaaatagtctaaaagctcttggtaaaagtttttcgaatcttgaacttgtgaataaagttttatgatcaatttctaaaaattgagattcaaaagtaatgacaatacaagaataaaagaacttgaaccattttccgattgaagaactgattgggttgttgatgacctacgaaatgaggtgtaaggcatatgatgaacttgatgaacataagaacaacATTCCAAATAATATGAAGGATttaacacttcgaacaatagaagaccactcgagcgaaagctcaagtgatgatgacatagaactcctcacaagtaaatttataaaatttataaaacatgaaactaagaataaaaatgaaattaaaaagaaaaaactatcaaagaacaagaaagcactaAAGGTGACGTGGGATGAAATGAGTGCATCTGAAGATGATGAGCAAtctgatgaagacgaagtggcaaactttgttgaatcttagattttgatgatgaaatcaattgtcatttggttatctaatccatatgtcgagataagtgtgtaggattaactacgatgacagtaagacatgcagtaggtttaagccggagttaagaccaagatcacgttgggggttcgagagttcgtcggaagtccggacagtcgtcgaaggttctgcaggaacaatccgagaagtccaggagcatcgccaagggttgtctcctaagcccatcaaaaggagaaaagctgtaaaagagtggttggccttcgcctattgatggaaggcctctagtggacgtcggtgacctcgtcggaggaggaagccaaaagtggatgtaggttaagattgaccgaaccactctaaatcttggtttgcatttacattctattctttatcttaactgcaaattgcctccattgctttacatcaactatactttcgtttgctctcaaattaaagatctttccgaaacgattttcgtacgaagtctttttgaaccgttGAAAGTTATTcgcagcactaattcaaccctcccccctcttagtgctcttgatcctaacaattggtatcagagcaggtttactctcaattggattaaaacccaagagagatggcatatgccggaaaccaagagggtcattctattacacgtccgcctatgttcaatgggacagactacacctattggaagacctgaatgaggatcttccttatttccatagatttttgaactttagaaaattgttgaaaatggattttcaaagtcttctcttccaatgatcaattagaatgaattggagaagaagtctTTTGCTCTAAAtacaaatgctatgaatgccttattttgtgcacttgataaaaacgagtttaatcatgtttcgatttatgaaattgcatttgatatttgacatacactcgaagtgactcacgaaggcacgagtagagtaaaagagtcaaaaatcaatcttttagtacattcttatgaactttttcgaatgaaaccgagcgagaccataggtgacatgtacgtttcacggatgtcattaatggtctaaaaggactcggtaaaagtttttcgaatttcgagctcattaataaaattctaagatcccttccaaatagttgggaccctaaagtcactgttattcaagaggctaaagatttaaacaacttccctcttgaagaattaatcgggtcattaatgatctacgaaatgacttgcaaagctcatgaagagcatgaggacacccttccaaagaacagaaaggatatggcacttagaactcaagaataccatttgagagaaaactcaagtgataaggactttgacgatgacttggcacttctagcaaggaaatttaaaaaattcattaaaagaaataaatttaaaaatgacactaaaaataaatttgaacccaaaaaggaccaagttatttactacgaatgcaagaagccgggacactataaaagtgattgtccccaagccaagagagaacaccaaagaagaaggcgctcaaagcaacttgggatgactcaagcgcatccgaagaagatgagtccaataccgagcaagttgctcattatgcactcatggccattggagaggaggtatcaaatttaattgatgcagatttatcatttgataaattattaaatgctttccataatttatttgatgaatgcaaaataattaatagaaaatataaattgttaaaaaaggagcatgatattcttgttagtaattttgataaattaaaaattaaatataatgataatttagttccatgtacgaaatgtcatgacttagaagtactccaaaaggaaaacttgctactcaatgacaccttaaagaaattcgaggttggtagtaagtccttgaacattaTTCTTACCGATAAGGGTcgcattcctaaaagaagtggaatcggatttgtgagaagctctcaccaaaatccaaccactttcattaaaggccctatcttgcttgtttcgtaccaaaacaagtgcaacttttgttgcaaacatggacatagaacatatcattgtccattcaaaaagattagtcctaacaaattgatttgggttcctaaatgaaccgtaataaattccatgcaagatgacaaataatttagatcagttttttaggcacccaagattaaatgggtatataaaaatcatccttttttatagaaacatatatcaccacaagctaggagcaagagatggtaccttgatagcggATGCTCAAGGCCTATGATcaagagatccaaaatgactcataacgctctctagctaaaatgacaaaaagaggatcagtaaaattgaaactatcaattacaaaatgatactgatacaatcctgtttgatccctcaaattttgaaactcatgatttccccttcacacatcctttGGAATTCCAAATTCATCGGatacatttcttcttcaatttttttccggatccaactatatcttacaagatcacgAACTTACGACTTGCAAGCCAAGTCTGCATACAAATCATGAACTAGCAAGCCTTACAAGCTTGCATAACAAGTCATGAACATATTAAAAACTCTATCATAAACACATTTGAGTtgagtatgcatttcacaagatctatcatgaacgtacaaaattttctcatcttgtgatggaaacATTTACATAATTAAGGTTggctgctccacaaataaaaactctcttcaaattgaaaacacccacatcagcccatacagccctgaaagcagtgctcactacctgtaggcgatggcaccacccagttGGCAGTAGCACCGCTGGCTGTCACGGGtggcaggtggttgcaccgcccagccagcggtgccaccgcccagccagcggtgccaccgcccgtaacctgcccctttttaaacccgagctagggccggcggtagaaccgaccccaactcattctcttctcctccttgcagctctaaactctcctccaacTTTATTCCTCCCCTTTAGCTACCAAAAAACTGTCTATTtcctgcaagatcaagaatcaatcctacttcctcttgaagatctcaactaagataTTCTAAAAACAAActtttgatttctcttttgtttgatCTACTATTGCTTATTGTTTAATTTCCTAaatagcagtatttatgggttctaaaagatcctctagggacaaaggaaagaggagattagaagaaatctttgattccacacttttttattcaaatttacatCCCGAAAAATTTGCTTttatagaatttagaaatgtttaTAAGGGAAtgtatgttgatctagatgaactaagtgatttagagccaattcaatagtttgcaaatctagatcttctcccaatcctacaaataagtgaacccatctaccctagacttgttaggttgttttataacaatctacatgtagatgaagaagaaagggtgtctacctatcttttaggacatcaCAAATTcattacggatagatccctttacgacatcataggcatccttgtaaaagatagaggttgttattgttaggatcggagcggcactaagagggggggggggggggggggtgaattagtgcagcggattaaaacgttagtttcgacaaatctttcatacaataaaaaccgaacttgaaaagcttaacttgaacatgtgttcgtaaaggtgtgcagcaaaggtaatgaggaaataaagcatgtaagaaggtttgcagtaatgtaaatagaaataagaaaatgcaaaccagagatcacgccaattttaaagtggttcggccaaatgacctacatccacttgcgaggccctcttcgatgaggctcccaccttccactagcaaatctcttgaaggggaaggacaaatatcccacttacaaccttttacaagcagttcacactcttacaaattttcagcaagaaagaaggaggtgaacactctagcaaattgaaaacaagacttgctaagacttttctaagacatttttctcaatctattgcttctcaaaaagttgttatctcagctgagaattgaggggtatttataggcctcaagaggattcaaatttgggcttcaaaatttgaattctctttggttcccgatgctggcggtgccaccgcctgtcagtgtctgacactaacagtgtactggcggtgccaccgcctggctctcaggtgctgggcggtgccaccgcctagccaagcagtgccatcgcttggttctcgggttctaggcggtgccaccgcctacactatttcagctcactggttgggctccaaacttggcccaaaccagtctgaactcaagcccaattggcccctacttgagttataggattaacacctaatcctaaccctaattaatgtgctaactatgaatttaaagacattttctaagctattacaaagttcgcaagtcaagactttttccggcgaacttccgacg
This DNA window, taken from Musa acuminata AAA Group cultivar baxijiao chromosome BXJ3-7, Cavendish_Baxijiao_AAA, whole genome shotgun sequence, encodes the following:
- the LOC135642113 gene encoding uncharacterized protein LOC135642113, translated to MVGAVAASPLRGRILTALLPCLRLGLRPLSSFSWADPDPASTGSASTPPSSSSSSSSSRRQQGKLPHRLSSVVDAINERKLQPELRGRGNAIRSETDIVNVVEQRIWHSMEEGHFENLPGKGRPLNLNPNPHVDPAEDTLYRILSRNGCAPEWVELNKEIRRKITEWRLALKKAWANKSDHEDSKWQDDSEILKAQMHDINDKVLRYNLIVPFGRQMFGLKWEKEIAKLE